Genomic window (Kwoniella botswanensis chromosome 1, complete sequence):
AATAGTTTCTGTTGGGATTTTGATGTGATACGTACAGTAACAAGGTACCTTAGGGAATGAGACATCAAATTCAATGACCAGCTTCTCACCCCTCGACCGATCTACTATAATCGACGGTTCGAGGTGTATACGCCTGTAATCGATGAATTCCAACATGATCGAcgtgaggatgatagagaaTGATATGAACGTTACTACATCACATCATAGTACGAATCAGCTATACTTTCTATGGGGACTAACACAGAAAGCAGCTGGTTGTATACTCACACAACGCTCCTGTACGAGTACGTatcttgacatcttccatAGTCTATACCACCAGAAGATCAGCTCACATCGCGACACTTCTGTGTGAGAGGGTTGGAAAAATATACCTTGCCGAAGGCATCTAGACCTTGGAAGTTACCGAAGAGCCCGTTCCTGCCCATTTTTAGAGATTCTAATGCTGTTCGTCTGAGGAATCGGTGTTGGGATGGTTGTTATGGATAAAGGAGAATATCAGATGGATTCATGGacgtggatgtggatgtgttCATGAGCGTAAGGACCGACGGAAGTATTTCCACGTGGATCGAACAAGTCAAGATCACAAGTTGAAAACATCAATAGGTAGGTACCTAACTCACCGTTGGAAGAGCTTCACAATCTCTTCTCCTATCTCACCCTCAGTATTATACTCATCCTAACGATAGACTGCATCAACAGAACAGACTGGAAGAAACATCTGGACGACGAGACTTCAAAGGATCAACAACCACCGCTGCGAATTCGATCAAACACCCAACCCTACCTCACTTTGTCTTCCCATCACACTACTCccaccatgtcatctccaAAAGCAGAATACGTGACATTCGACACTTCCGTGGGATCATTCACAGTAGAGCTATATACAGCACATGCCCCAAGGGTGAGCAGCTAACCACCCTCCTTCGccaaagatggaaatgattTCTGGACACAGCTGATGTCTGAGCCGGTCCATAGACATGTAACAACTTCTCGAAACTCGCTGAGAGGGGGTACTATAACGGAGTGATATTCCATCGTATCATACCTGTATGTGTCTCCTCCTAAACATACACATATGTAATATATGATAATATGACGAGAGTGGTTGCTGATTGTCTGAAATGGGTGAATGGAATAGGGATTCATGATTCAAGGTGGTGATCCAACAGGAACAGGTCGAGGAGGAACATCGATATATGGTGATAAGTTTAAAGATGAATTACATCCTGAATTGAGGTTTGTAGGTGCTGGTATATTGGCTATGGCAAACTCAGGCCCCAATACAAACGGTAAGTGTattatatcatatcgtatcatGTCAACTACATCCTCCCGCCGTCTATCAGGTATCGaatattgattgatgattatGTTTTTACTACTTTCGTTCTATACTAGGCTCTCAATTCTTCATAACATGTGTAAGTCTATCAGAATGAAATCCCTCCAAACCTACCAATTTCGCAAGCTAAACCAAAGCGTTATTCATTCCCTCTGACGACCTCACTTTCCATCATTGGTGAGGATATGTAACTAACACATATGGTTTCAATGCCTACAGGCTCCTACCCCTTTCTTAGATGGCAAACATACGATCTTCGGCCGAGTATCATCAGGGATGAAGACCATCCAGCGACTCGAAGCTGTACGTACCGACTCGGAAGACCGTCCGGTGGAAGATATAAAGATACATAAAGCTAGATTGGGAGATGCTGCCCCTCCACCGGGTGGATTGGACGTAGCTAGAGTCGCATTGTAGTAGATGGAATGTCAAACAATCAATGTGCTATCGGAGATAAGGCTATCCATCCTTTCTGCCTTACTCATACTTGTGACTTGTGCAAATATCATTTCCGTAAGGTTCGTTGCATATACTTTTCCCTATTAACTATCAACTTCAGCTTGTTTTGTCATTATACCTCGCCTTCTCACAATCCCAAGATTTCATTGCTATCGATGATCCAAAATACAAATTAGTCATCGTTCCTTCCGTACTTCGTTTACATAATCAAGATCTCTTACGCTTTactcctcaacatcctctccCCTTCACTCATGTCCCCGTCCAATCTGAAAGCCTCCAGACCCATACTAAAATCGAAACAACcgtcatctcatcatcagagACTCATCACGTACACATTGGGATTGTACTTACGCGTGTCTACCCTCTTCCCCAATAATATCCGTCTCCATCCCTCTCCCTATGAAATCGCTCTCTCCCACTCCACCAGGGAAGTCAGGACCAGGTCTACCACTGATAAAATTCTCCCGTTGATCCTTGATGTATCGTATATTCTGGAGAGTGAGCGGTACAGTAGGTATATACAGGACTGCCGAGGGTCCTAGTCCATTATGGGTGGCCTCAACTGCGTGAATCGTGTCTGCCAGGTTTCTCCGTCAAATCAGTCATTCTTCGAGTCATCAATTGAATATCGAGAAACCATCATATGGCAAACGCACCACAATGCCACCATGCTTGATCGCCCGGTTCCACCCTTGGCATACTGACCATACTTCTCTCCAGCTGGAGATGCGGATGAGTGATATCGCTATACTCTTGGCATCTTGCTAATGGTGATCCGGGGAATGTCGTGGAAGTGGGTTTCACGTCGAGCTCCCAATTTGAAGGAGACAAGTATTGGTCATGAGTGACAGTCGCACGGGATTGTTTTTCTCTAAAGCAGATTGAAGATATCAGTCTACTGATGATACGACACAAGAAGATCGggtgactcacctgaatAGAGGCCTCAGTAAGACGTAGGCGGATAATTCCTTGACGAATGGATATACCCTCAAAGTACCTTCGTTGGGACCAGTAGAAGATAGAGAGGTCCAACCTTGGAAAGCCCTAAATACACCACACTAATTCAAAGGGAATATGTCAGTTGGTTGTTCCGAAATCCAAGTTGATCGTGCAGCTCACAGAACCAGGTCCATCATACATATTCTGATTTGCTCTCACTCTCCCACCTATAGTCCAAGGATCGAACTTCTCCCATTTCCCAGTCAATATATCCTTATAAACACCTCGGTACgtctcatcttcccatctctcCACGCTACCTCCATCCGAATGCGGTCCGAGACTGAATTGGGAATCTCCTGGATGTCGAATACGCAGTCTATCTGCATAGCTCAATGGGACATGCAGAGATACTTCGCTATCTCCTTCGTCGGCCGAGAATAGTTTTAAGAGGGATTTTTGGACTTGGAATGAACGAGGATGAGAACGAGCGATGAGTTGGGTTTTGGACCAGCTACATACACCATATGAGATGACGTCAGCTCATCGAGAGGTGTTATATCGAATCAATATGGTTAATTCCATCTCAAACCAGCGCGGTAGGATCATGAGTGGGTGTTTTCCGACTCACTATAATTCGAACACTTGTTTATCGTCTTTCGGAAATCCTTTAACAGATGGATTATCCTTGATATActtctcaacatccttcAACCATCCTTCAGCAGTCTCTCGCTCAATGACATTTTTGACCACCAATGAACCAGATCTCTTTACTGCTTCAATGGTATTAGAAGACGGGGTTTTGGTAAATTCTTCATATGTGACTTGGGGTATGCACTAAACAGAATGAGCACGTATCAcgatgatcagctcatcgatGTATGAAGGATAGACAAGGACATGAACACTCACTTCCTGTTTCTTCCTGTCTGCTTCTTCAGCAACCTCACTCAACCTCTTAGTCAACCTACTCCAACCCTCTACCAGAGCTCTTTGATTCGCTTCATCCccgatgatcttctcttttaGCTCGCCGAATCTGGCGGGAAGTGGTTTAGGTGCTTCTCCAGATAACGAAGCGAAGACTGAACTGATCTGATGGCACGAGATAGCAAGCGAATCAATTGATATGATTTGCTACAAGGATAGAGTTAGTACTCacatcaccctcttctctctctttcttccctcccatcATACCCATGGCCATCCCCATTGACGACTCTGTCTGAGTGTGGGTTTGGGTTTGAATACACCTCGACCATCTCACCTTGCTAAATGCTCTTGCTGATGATATGGCTACTCTGAACATCTCTGAAGAGGATACAAGTGACAAGTGGATTTTGTTTCTTTGTTTTTTGATCTCATGGATGGACATTATCACAACTAGAACATAGATAGCACCATGCATATATCGTCATGAGCGAAATGGTGAGAGGAACATCCCTACCCGGAAGAATCCATCCGGGAGTAATTAACCTATCAACCGATTAACCAGTGTTTAGCATTTCATCAGTTCATCAGTTCATCCTCGAGCACGTGTTGCCCATCGTCAGGCACGGGATCGCGGATCCAGTCAACCTGATGTGGACGCGTttcaacatgaacatggaacatgaacatgaacatgaacatgagaGATGGAACATCGCTCAACTTGCGCATGGATACAAGCACCCATTCACTGGTATCCATCTACTGAGTATGGTATCAGACTCTTAGTGTCAGCTCACTCACCCGCAGTCTTCCTTCTTGTACCTCCTACCTCCATGACTTCGCCTATCCCACAAGCCTCAACCGCCGCCTCACCCGACCTGATCCTCCAAACCCTCCGAGCGcatctcatccctcatccaATCCTCGCTTATCTGCCCACAGTCCTCAACCTATTTGCTCATCTCCAACTGCTCTCCGACAAGATCCAGAGTGAAGCGATCCGAGCATTGACTATTCATGTCAAGCTGGTCAAGAGATTGAACAAAGAAGGATGTCACCCTCAGGAACAAGTGCGTAGAGGAGCGCTGAACgaaagagaagggaatgagatTATATCCGTTAAGAAGCGTAGGGAAGAGGCCAAAGGGAGGATGTTAGCTTTTAGTTTGGAGTTTAGGAAACATGTAAGTCACACATACATCGTCATTATAGATATATCTAAGAAAGCCAAATTTGATTTCATTCGTGATGTTCACGTTGAAACAAATCAGTTAACTTGTGTGGATACTACCATAGCACATCGCAACTCTGTTATCAACACCCAAAATTCCATTTGGTCAAGTTGAAAAGATCATCGAATCGTACTTTCCTAAATTACAAGATGACAATAACCGAATTGTAAAAGAACATCCAGCATTGTATATACGATGTATGGCATCTGAGCAGATACCTGTATTTGACCATTATGGGAAATTAGTCAGGAGATGGTATGAAAGAGCCAAATCACTGAAAGAGTAAGTGTACTCAAAGTGGTTTTGTGTCGAGGTCCGCTATATAGCTAAATCACCCAATTGTCTATATTTCGCAGCGAAGATAAACCGCCATTTTTATATGTCGATTTGTATCCCGATGACAGAGTTAATGGGAAGACGAAACAAGATAGTCTATGCAAGAATATTTTAAGAGAAGCTGAAAAGGTCTTAGAAGACATGGAAGTCTTACGAGATATCTTcgaaaatgatgataatagAAAGGGATATCAAAGTGAGGGTGATAAGTCAGTATCAGAGAGTCATTCATGGGGAAACATAGGTGAAGTGAACCTTGACGAATCAGATGGTGAAAAAGACGATGTAGGTAGACGATTTACAAAAGctgagaaagggaaaggtaaagcgGTTGATTCCAACCTTGGCCAATCCGAAGAAGTGGGTTAATACCTCTTACACCTATGAGAGTCCTTTTGAACCTTTTTTTTCAATTTAGATTACAGCTCCCGCTCTTCCCACCAAGATCTCCATACCAACAGCTTTCCCCAAGAAATCAGTTCGTCCCTCCACTCCTCCACCTACCCGCGTTCGACAACCTACCAAACCTCTTGCCAAGACCTTTACAGAGGTTGCACCGTCACGTAGTTGCCAACCGCCACAACAAGAGAGGTCACACGGAACGATAGATCTAACGGATGACTCGTCGAGAGCTGCGCCTCCCTCTGCTCGATCAGATCCTtcagctcatcttcactcgGACGATAGGCGTAAAACATTGCCTTCGACACTGGTCATACCCAATGTCACTACCTCGACGCCTAACATAGTAACGAAGAAGCGACCTCGACAATCTTATCCTCTGACTGGGCCGGACTATACTGCGCCTGCTCCAAAGGTCGGTGGATCGGCGGTAAAGGAAAAGCTCAGACCGTTTGAAAATAGCGAGTTGCCTAAGGCCAAGCGAACTAAGGTGTGACCCAGCAAGTGGTGATTATCATTGAAGTCGATTTGTTTGTGCATCACTTCCAAAATGTTGAAGACGGTTAGGTCGAGATGTTGCTGGATAATTGATGAATGATTCCGATTCAAAGAGGAGACTATTGATGAAAAGGACAAGCGAACAAGGTGAAAGGCAATAAAAGGAACATACGGCTCGTTGACTAACGGACTGGGTGTTGATATAATGGGTGTTTTGTTGTATAAAACTATGTACATGAACAAATGTTAGTAATCATATGTCTTTTATTCTGTATAATCTCGTCAAATTCAGAAACCGAGGAGTGAATGAAtacatgttatatatatatactatgtCACATTATGTTTGCTGTATATAATTCTCTTCTATGTGTCGCTTTTCCTTTATACCCCCGCAGCGGCATTCCCACCAgcatcatcccatttcttcaTACTGTCCAATACCTTCTCTGCTACTTGTTCGGCGGTCGTGGCTTTTCCGAAAGCATCGACGAATTGACCGAGAGGATCCATaagatagaagaagatactgtGATGATAACAGGACATTAGCTTAGCGCAAGCTTCTTAGAGAATATATTTTTGAGATGGGATACgataaagggaaaggatcaCTTACGAATGATCAACAAGGTAATCATCCGATGCAGTTGCATCAGGAGGAGTAGAGAAGTACACTCTATACATCTTACATGTTTTCTTGACTGCTTCGTAGTCACCTACTAATCCTACCATACGTGGGTGGAATTCTACAATTATAATCAGACAAAATTAGCTAATCATCCAAATGACATATATGATCATAATCATGATTGATTTAGAacatatgatatatgctACTTTGTTCGACTTACCTTTAACATATTTCTTGATTTGAGGGATAGTATCTCTAGCAGGATCAACACTTATAAATACCGGCATAACCccctgatccatcttcccataGTGGCCAGTTTTCTTATCGACTATATCGATCGCTTCACCCATTTTATCCAATTCCTCAGGACAGATATCAGGACAATGTGTGAAACCGAAATAAATCAATGTCCATTTACCCAACAGGTCCTTCTCGGTGAAATTACCTCCATCATGTCTATCTAAAGTGAACGGACCACCGATTTGAGGTTTACCAATTGATTTGGATGAGAGTTCCTGACGACGACGTTCGAGCACAGCAGCTTTTTCAGATTCGAAATATAGATAGAGGCCTACACCCGTTGCGATGAAGAGAGCGGCGGCTTTCCATGTGAATGGCTATGACAGTAAGCATATTAGTATGCAGTCATGGTATTTGGAATCTGATCCTATGAGTATGAAAGACCAACTGATTCTCATTTATCTGGGTCTGGTCATCCGAGATAGATCAATGGGAGCACACTCACCCCTACATTCGCTTGATCCCTCAATTTCCTCTGCCTATCAATCTCAGGCTGTAATGGGGATTCTTTCGAAGGATTAGGAGCGGGTGGAGCATCTGCGTATCCTCTTCTCTGCAGTATTATCCGACTTGCTGAAGGGCTACATCTGACAGATGCTATAGGAGAAGGAGCGAGATGAGATCGCAGACTGGCTcggagagaggaggaggcTGAGGATGATATAGATCGGAGCGGATTCATCTTGATAGCTAAGGCGTGATAGATACTGTTGCGATATATCGATGTTACGTCGCTTTTGAGGTGTCTTGAATACTGAAATGTCTTTTCAACTTTGTATCGATGATTTCAGCTGCAGACGATAGACGATCTCATCCGAAATATATAACTTACATACGATCCAAGGATGCAAGGCCCAAGTCACGTGACGGGGTCCATTACGTAGTTCTACCTTTGTGTCGTCTCGTGCACTCATTTGCCGCTCATGTCAATCTCACACACATCTCACATTCCACATTCCTCAACGTTCCAACTTACAATTGTCAACCTGTACTCCATCGAACAGCTACCCCAACCGAGAAATAGAAGGAGAATACAATGGCATCGCCCTGCACGCTCACACTGGACGATGGAACGCACTACGATCTATCTCCCTTGGGATCAGCCAAAGCAGATTACGTAGCTCAAGTGGGAGAGACGAGTTACAATCTCAATATTTGCAGGGGTGTTGTAGGGGAATTGCATGCGGTCGAAGATCCAGATACGGTAGGTGGGTATGTGAGGAAGGACCAGGGTGATTTTGTTCTTGGGTGAGTGGCATGCACTTCATATAGTCCTGGACTCGCCTTCTCTGGCGCACAAAACAGATAGCTGAACATCACTGCGCATTGCGAATAGCCGAGTACATACCAATTTAACTTTATCGCCAATGACCAATGAACCCATGTATGTCATAACCGATGGATCACCTTGTCCACTCAATCCCGATGCAAGGGCTTCAACAGCCATACGGGTGGGTCGATGTCCTCACTTCCTTTGTAGTACCGAGTTCAACATTGCTCACAAATTCTTAAATTGTTCATAGTTCATCTGCAGTCCATCCGATTTCAATGCTGGTAAACCTTTGCTAGTCGCTACCTTACCTCCACAGGATCCATGTCATTTCTATTTCGAATGGAGATCTCACGTCGCATGTCCTACCAATCCTAAATCTTCTTTGGAATCAGGCCATTATATCGCTTTTGGTGCGATGTAAGTTCATGTCTTCAAACTTTATACACATCACACAAACTACATAGAAATCACTTTACGTATAAtggatttgagctgatatatatattggTATATGATTTAGACTGGCAATAGCTATCATAACTTGGTTTGGCGGTCATACATTATATAATAGATTTTATCTTGGTCGTAGGGGTTCAGCTCAATTCCCTCTGTTCCACATACCCAGACCGAAAATATCTCTTCCCACTTTCAAATCACGTTCGAACGGGAATGGAGAAGGGTCTTCTGGTGGACCGAAATGGGGATCATGGAGAAGACGTAGTCAGAGATCCGGCAATGGATATACGAGTATAAGAgcggatgagaatgatgaagaagagggattcGCAGGAAGGTTCAGTttggatgacgatgaattgGATGCGGACGCTGAGGATCTAACTGGAGTGAATGAGACGAACGCATGGAGGAATCAAGCTGCAACGAATGGAAGTGCTGGGGTAAATGGTGAggcaggagcaggagctgGGAAGGGAAAGAATGTAGGTGTGCATCAGGGATTGGTTGACATTTAGATTGGATCTGAAGTAGTTGTATAGATATGCTATGTATAACTTATTCGTAGTGATCGATTCAATCGATAGTTGACacgatatcagctcatgGTACTTGCTGCCCATATGCATGCGGTTGATGTTGGTAGTAGTTGGGAGGTGCCACTCACGGAGTTTAGTCGGTTGTGTATGTCAATCTCCATATCTATGATTGGTCCCAAGCCAAGTGCCACTCTCACTCTACCGTTCCATCCACTCTGACCCACGatctcatcctctcgatATTTCGATAATTCAACCATTCCAGATCTCTGGTCACAAAACGTAGCATAGCTGCACAGTCAGCCTCAACACCTTGTACACATCATCTTTGACTGTATCTATACCTCTCTACCTACACGGAACACATACATCCAAGATGATCAGAAATCTACGACCCCTCCTTCGAAAtgcaccttcatcatccaaacccGCTTTCCGAGCGATCTCATCCACAGCACTCAAATCGATGGCCTCGCCCGCGGTGGAACCTAGTCCATTAAGAGCCCATTCGGTGGAAGAGTGAGTTGCTCACTTCACTTCGACTTGGTGGATTTTGGGAATTACCCATTACCCACCGGagaaagatcgatcagatcggGTTGGGCTATCAATTGACATCTGGTGGTTCTGCTATTGTCTAGGTTACAcggtatgtcagctgaggAGATCTTGAAAGAAGGTTCATCAAGGAAAGATGCCCAGATGAGACATTTCACCGGTACGTTTTGGAATATACATTGTTATGGCAACATACTATCGTATTTGAGGCTGATCGATCGGTTGGACCCAATCGTAAAATAGTCAACTTTGGTCCTCAACATCCTGCTGCTCACGGTGTGCTTCGATTGATCCTCGAGTTGAACGGAGAGGTGGGTTCAGACTCATCTCAATTTGTTTAAAGATTGATACTTAATTGGCGTACATGGTTTTGTCGGTTTATAGGAAATCCTCCGTGCCGATCCTCATATCGGTCTCTTACACAGAGGTACAGAAAAATTAATCGAATACAAGAATTATACTCAGGCTTTACCATATTTCGATCGATTAGATTATGTATCTATGAGTGGGGCGGAGTTCTTCACTTTGATTTATCAGTCCAGTGCTGACGTATCGTTGTGTGATATCTTATCTAGTGACCAACGAATTATGTTATACTCTGGCTGTTGAGAAATTGTTGAATATCGAAGTTCCAGAAAGAGCTAAATGGATCAGAACGTTATTTGGTGAAATCACTAGAGTCTTGAATCACTTGATGGCTGTGTTGACGTGAGTCGTATTACTCCATCGTCcctaatcatcatcattagaGATCACTCATTGCCAAAGTCAATTTGTGATATCTGTCATACACGACATATGCTAATTGTTTTACCCTAATTAGCCACGCGATGGATGTTGGTGCACTCACACCATTCTTATGGGGTTTCGAAGAACGAGAGAAATTGATGGAATTCTACGAACGAGTTTCGGGTGCTCGAATGCATGCTGCCTATATCCGACCTGGTGGTGTGGCTTTCGATTTACCTCATGgaatgttggatgatatcttcaagTGGGCCACTCAGTTCTCAAGTAGagtagatgagatcgaagaggTAGTTACAGGTAATAGAATTTGGAAAGGAAGAACGATCGGTATCGGTACGGTGACTGCTCAACAGGCTTTGGATTATTCTTTCTCGGGTGTCATGTTGAGAGGATCGGGTGTTCCATGGGATATTAGGTGAGTTGGGTCAACTCATCCCACATAGACCTTGTCGGTATCATCATGATGAGGTATCAGCTGACAGAGAATAAATTATATTATTCGATATTAACAGAAAAGTAGCTCCATACGATGCTTACGATAAAGTCGAATTCGATGTTCCAGTAGGAAAGAACGGTGATTGTTACGATAGATATCTCTGTAGGGTACAGGAGTTTAGAGAATCTTTGAGAATCATCGACCAATGTTTGAACAAGATGCCTACCGGTGTTGTCAAAGTGGATGATCATAAGATTGTTCCACCTCCTAGAGCGTCGATGAAAGAAAGTATGGAAGCTTTGATTCATCATTTCAAGGTGGGTCTTTCTTTCGATTACATCCCAAACCGGATCAAATCACTTGCCAAAGTTGAACTGAGCTAATATGATGTATTTTGCAGATCTACTCTGAAGGATACACCGTACCTCCAGGTGAAACTTACTCAGCAATCGAAGCTCCAAAAGGTGAAATGGGTGTTTACCTCGTGTCGGACGGTACGAACCGACCTTACAAATGCAAGATTCGTGCACCTGGTTTCGCACATTTACAAGGTTCAGATTTCATGATGAGACATCACTTCTTACCTGATGCTGTAGCTATTATAGGTACGATGGATCTGGTGTTTGGTGAAGTTGATCGATAAATTAGATAATTACCAAAGGATGGTTGGGTTGTTTGTACGAtattttgattctgatttaAGATGCATtttcatatatatcatcatatatcatcattttcaacCGAGCAAGCAAAGTAAATGATTGTATATTGCAATTCAGTTTTGTGTATTATCCGATTCAATAACTCCTAGTACTCTCATTATGGTCACATTGACCTCTTTGCTTTATCTTACCGCTTTATTGCGCCTTGGACTGCGTACCATTGCCGTTTCCATTACTCTTCGCTAACAACTTTTCTAGATTGTCCAACTGTTTCTTCAAACTACTGATTTCTCTTTGTACTAATGCACCTTCAGTTATAGCAGTACTAGTATCATACGCAAACCCATCAGCAATGGTGTCTTACTTGCTTAACCTGCTTATGCCCATGTGGGCTGGAGGTTATACGTATATCACTTACTTTGGGAAACTTTTAACTAATTCATCAAATTTTACTTTACTTATCTCACCTTGagaatcatcttctactgTCGGATCGTTAATCTtcggatcatcttcatcatcaggtGGTGGACCGGAGAAATACGCTCGAAGCCTTTGAGAACGCGAGTGAGATACTTGAGATTCGAACAATGCAATTATAGTTaaggggatgaagaacagCGTGGACATGACGTATCGATTTAAGTTTATGTACCATTGAGTAGGGAGAATCCATCTAATCATAACGAACAAGGATTAGTAACCAATCAATACCACCTCTTCCGTACTTAAGATCTAGGACGGCAATTCGTGAATTTTGCTGATCTCCGATCGTAGTGTACTCACTCAAGAGGAGCGATCAATACAGCCTCAATGAGATTGAATGGTGCGATACT
Coding sequences:
- a CDS encoding peptidyl-prolyl cis-trans isomerase-like 1 gives rise to the protein MSSPKAEYVTFDTSVGSFTVELYTAHAPRTCNNFSKLAERGYYNGVIFHRIIPGFMIQGGDPTGTGRGGTSIYGDKFKDELHPELRFVGAGILAMANSGPNTNGSQFFITCAPTPFLDGKHTIFGRVSSGMKTIQRLEAVRTDSEDRPVEDIKIHKARLGDAAPPPGGLDVARVAL
- a CDS encoding NADH-ubiquinone oxidoreductase 49 kDa subunit yields the protein MIRNLRPLLRNAPSSSKPAFRAISSTALKSMASPAVEPSPLRAHSVEELHGMSAEEILKEGSSRKDAQMRHFTVNFGPQHPAAHGVLRLILELNGEEILRADPHIGLLHRGTEKLIEYKNYTQALPYFDRLDYVSMMTNELCYTLAVEKLLNIEVPERAKWIRTLFGEITRVLNHLMAVLTHAMDVGALTPFLWGFEEREKLMEFYERVSGARMHAAYIRPGGVAFDLPHGMLDDIFKWATQFSSRVDEIEEVVTGNRIWKGRTIGIGTVTAQQALDYSFSGVMLRGSGVPWDIRKVAPYDAYDKVEFDVPVGKNGDCYDRYLCRVQEFRESLRIIDQCLNKMPTGVVKVDDHKIVPPPRASMKESMEALIHHFKIYSEGYTVPPGETYSAIEAPKGEMGVYLVSDGTNRPYKCKIRAPGFAHLQGSDFMMRHHFLPDAVAIIGTMDLVFGEVDR